TTACAAATTTTTGTTGCAAAAATTAGTTTTGCAAAAATTGAATTAGAAGAGAATTAATTTATTTGAGTTTTATAATTCTTTATTATTCTTTGTAATTGTATAACACATACACACCAGTAACAGCTAGCTAGAAGCAAgtttatttaatgaaattttcgagtaaattttttttaaatgtatttcTATTTTGCTTCTGAATTTCTTTGTGAAAGAAAAAAAAGACATCTTATAGTATGGAATTTGTTTTAGTAGTGTATGGTGCCAATGAATTGTTGCAGGTTAGATTATAATGTCATCAGATTGTGAATATCTCCAATCCACATATTGGAATATCTCCAACAAATCTTGGTCTTAAGTGCTTTCGACAATCTTCCTCCTATACATCTCTGCCACACAATTCTTATCTATACCTACAACCTTTTCCTCCCTCCTCTGTTTCAAACTGCTAGTATTAATTGAGTAGCCTCACTGTGCCTCACTGCTACAATTACTACGCCTCACACCCAAATGCACCACTCTCAAAACGATTGATACCCACAGCTCTCATCTTCTTACATTAAACTTTTGATCTAAAAAACAAACATTGACAACACAGACCCACAAGATTGACCCAACATCTTGAACAGGCCTGACAATTCCTCCTCCAAAGGAAAAAGCCTGACCATGATATGGGTCGATCACTCCATTCCCACCTTCTTCTGGTCTTATTGGGGACTACATTGGCGTTGAGAGCTGTCTTGATCTGAAAAACAATGATGACATCTTCACATCATCATCGATTGTAGTAGAGAATCAGTGTTTGAGTGCACAACGTAGTAAGAGGGATCAAAGGTGCGCAATGAATGGGTTTCCACCACCAATACCATTGCTCGCACGCACTGGGAACTTACCTTCCCATATGCCTTGGGTTTTGAGGCGATTCTACACAGATGATGGAAGATTGATTCTTAGAGAAGAGAGGGTGAAACATCATGAGTATTTCCAGGCTCACAGATGCAATGGCCGTCTTACCTTGCGACTTGTTCCCTTAGACGATGAAGTTCATCCCCCTTATCCCCATGGTTTCGCTGATGAGGGAGATGACAATGAGAATGAATTCGAGTATTgtcaagaagaagaggaagaagtaaAAAATGAGCTTGAGAACTGTCGCATTGAACAAGAAGATGAAACAAATGAGCTTGAGAACTGTTGCAGTGAGAACTGTCAGagtgaagaagaaaaggaaaacaaagatgaAGCAGATCAAGGTAAAGACACACAAGTGAATGACAATGAAAAAGTGGATGAATGTTGTGATGGTGGTGTCGATTATTTTCATAGTAGCAATGGCATTATAGCGAAGGAGGTTCTGTATGAAGATCAGAGAGTACCTTCTCTGGAGACGGGGAATAGTGGGATTGGTGGAAATTTGAGTGCATTCAAGTGCTTGAATATTTACAACAGTGTGAGACCAGGCTCCAATCGCATACTTGGGGTGCCAGTACCAGCTATGAGGCCTGTTCATGGTTAGAAAATGCAATTGTAATGTGGGTGGTTTAGGTTTGAGCTTTGTTTagatttagtttattcctttcatGCTCCAGGAGGCTGTAGTACCGAGTCAAGATTGAAGTGAGTAGGAATTAATCCTTATTTTCTGTCTATTTTTTCTAATCCTTATTTTCTGTCTAAAAATGTGCACAGTCTTGGTGTCCTAAACCCAATCGAAAAAGttgtttcaatttaaatttattttgatattttaattcaattttaaattctTTACTAAGGATTGAAGTGAACTTGTattgaaaatatatatttattttttttataattttttaaatatattttatattttcaatataattatatatatatataattatgtacTAAACacacttatattatattttatttttctattttttcataataatttagtataaatatattaaataactttataattcttaattataaagatATATGTCTACTTAATTTATAATTgtatatatatcttataattaaatattatataattagtaatatattttaaattttaaatattaattaaaatataattttttattaaaataattatataaaattattttaaaaattaaattaaaattaaaattaaaaattatattaaattaaaataataaaaattaaattaaaattatactaaaattttaatttaattccgatTCCGGATCAATTTCCAATCCAAACCAAAACAAGAATTACACACTCCGGTTGCTTGGTGCCATCTTCCTTAAGCAGCCGAGTCCTCGGAAAAATTGCAGAGGGAGGGAGTATAAGGTGGACTGGCAGCATCAAGTACAGTGAACAATTCCCGAGGTAGCCAACTCAATTGATGTTgggataataataattataagagtGGTGATGTAGTACGGCTACCTCCCGATGTATCTCCATGTACATATGGCCAACCTGCAGCCATATTCCAATCCaccattttaatttaaaatttaaaaatattaaattaaattagaatatcaaattagttaaatttaacagtttattttatttttttatttttctcaaaactaaattttatggttaatttaattttaatactttttaattaacatatttaattttttttcgacAACATTAAACTCTATAATTATTTTCTTGCCCTTTCCTGGCCCTAGGTGCACCCGTCTGCGTTCCGGCTTCCGGGTCTACCCATGCATTTTGCAGATGTACTCCGATCAAGCTCAAATTCATATGTTCAAGTTTGAATCGCAGATGTTGCTTCGGTGCATGGTGGCTGGTGAATCCTTGGAAACTGAACGTGCAATAATTACAAAACAGATGGGGTGCATGCACTGCACTCCAACTTTTAACGAGAAATTCTTAAAACTATGAttgggaagagagaaaatgaagcaaaTGAAAGAATATTTGACTTCTTTCATTAAGAAATAAGAATGCGTTTACAGAAAATTAGAAGAGAAATAGAGACCTATTGATTATGAACTAAATATTATATAACAATTTAATGAAAGGGAAATGCAATATACACATTCACTTAATAATTTCTGCAGCTAAGAAAACGCTGGCCGCCATTACCGAAGTTGTGCAATTCAGCCTGGAAGTTAGAAAAGGCATCATTGCCACCCATCTCTTCAATGCTTTGTGACATTGTCTCCTCACCCTGTCAAAATTCTAGGGTTTCTACTTTAACTTGAACAGAGCAcgattttgaaattttgggaATTGAAGCTCTTTGTGCATGTGATCTTCCATTCTTTAAATGGCCATGACAAGTGAAGAgagataaaagaaaattaattcaAGAATAAGAGATTAGGAGGAGAAAGGCTTCATTTgtcataaattatttataaaaaaaatttaattaaatttttaaaaattatactttttttattaatttaatatatttaatataaatttgattttatatgaaataaaatttaataattattaaattaaatatttatataaaaaatgttataaaattaactaaattgtatattaaattatatataataaatatatataaatatttaatctaatactCGAATTTTTTTACAATCGCACctattcttatttcttttaaataaaaattttcccaAATTAAAAAGAATTACTCATTATGTTACATTtcaaatattttttctttttttacaaagataaaaaaataattaaataacttattttcataaaaatactaatgattgatttaatttttttatatttaattaagataaaaaaatgataaatatattaaaaattataataggtaaatgtaaaattgaaaaaataattaataattttttaatttcttaaaaaataataaaatgagatatatatttttttttaaagcacCACATAAAATGAAAGGAGaaatgattttaaaaaaaaatagaaatagtGGAATGAACAAATTTATGCGACGTGCAAGAGGAAGTTTTGTTACATGTCTGAGTGGACGTATTGGATCAGTGTTTGACCGAGTCCCCATCTTGAAAATACCTTCTATAAATTGAACAGTGATCGATGGATTTTCCTTGCTAGATcagataataaaatttttatccaaTAAAGAGAACCAAAAAAAATGCTGCTAGGACACGTACCTACACCTACACTGAGCTTCAACCTGCAGGTAAAGAGTCTTCAATCCaaactttctttctttctttctttcgatTCAAGGATCCATGAAGTGTAAATATAAAAGCTCTAGTTCTGTTTGTGAATCTGCTAAATATGTGGTTTTAGTTTAAattgttagttttttttttttgggttaatgCAGAGTTGGCGTTTTGTTGGCTAATTTGAGTTTCGTGATGATTTTGTATTGATCTGATAAAAATTTTCTGATCAGTGGTGTTCTTTAGTCTGAGTGAAATGAAGTACACGCGCTGTGTCGGTGGgacaaatatcttaatttttgagGATCGTAGATTTTTGTGATTGTTTATTCTTGTGGTTGAATGAAACTTGAAAATGGTACTAGGTGGGTGGGTATTTGTTTCAGTGCCTGTTTTTCTATAATATATATACCATGAGTTCATTTTCCTCATTTGATACGTTTACTTTAGATGCAGCAACTTGGGGCAGCTATTCTGTTGGGAAATTTTCCTGGTTAGTGTTATCTAGAGGAGAATATCACATCATTTTATGTCTTGCAGGAATGAAAATGGTAATAGTGAGATTTCTGTATTAGTTGTCTAGCTGTAAATCCCTTGAATTTTGACTGATTGAATTTTACATGGAATCATTGTTGTCTTGAAGATGAAGAAGGCACAAGGAGTGGACATTTTGTCTATTCTTTGGCTTTAAGATTCAATAACAGCGTGGGAACAATCTGAACAAAATATCAGGTGAGCATTTTAATCTGGTTGTGATTAGAGTCACTGATTGTTATCACTGTTGTAGTTTTTTAATGTTCATATGTTTTACCAGCATCATGGATCACatgtttatattttataatttctaaAAGGACAATAAAACACTTGTCTCACCATCTAAAAATTATTTAGTGCAACCATTATACGGCCAATGGTTTTATTCTGACCATGGTTCCCACCATGATCAATAGTCAGAATGCATTCATTGTCTCACTAGTTATTTTCTTTTCTGGTCCATAAATCTATGACCTGCCAATATCTGGGTCAGATTCCTTCTGCTATGCTTGTGGGTTCTTCACTCATTATTTGCATGATATAGATCCATATAATAGGCCTcaataaatttttgagataaaaatttagttgagttgagttatataCATGATTTATGGAGCCATGTTACTTTATTAGGTGCTTAAGATTTGTTTGTCATTTTTAGTGCTCTTAGGAAGGAATTTGATATGGTTGGAGCTTTAAATGCTGTTGGGTTTTCAACATTTTGAAAAGGTAAATGAAAAAGGAACCTATTGAGCTTCTTGTTCGAGTTGGCACTTCTTAAACTCTGATCCTTGACGATTATTTTCATAGatttaggacctgaaaaatataTTGGTCAGATTTTCTTAGTTATTCACTTAAAACATTATTATAGTTAAGATGATTCTTAGACCCTTTATTCCAATGAGCTCTCCTTTTCTTATTGGTGGCCTCCGGCAATGTGGAGAACAATATTGTTGTGTGTTCATTTTCAATCCAGATTCCGCCTTGTAAAGGGAAGGAAATGAAAGAGGATTTTACCGATGGATTCAAAGCAGGCTGGTCGTTGAAACAGAGTTCAATTACAGTACTAGATGATCAGAAAGTTGCTGTTAGGCTACATGATAAATATCACATAACACAATTATTCTTGCTGTGCTTTATAGTAGTGAATGTTGGGCTGTGAAGAAGCACCTTGTCCCTAATCTGTAGATGGGTAAAGAAGGACGTGTGGAAGTTTAAGAAAGAATAAAAGGAAATACTGTGTAGTTTTAGGAAGGTGGAGATTTCACCCACTAAGGATAAAGTTAAGGGAATTTAAGATAATTTGATCATAATGTGTCCATGTGGAAAATTGAGGAGGTTTAAGTTACCCAAGTAAAAGAAAAAAGAGTAGtactaataataattattttagccTATAAAGAGAAGAAAAAGATTCATGTAGCTGCCTCAACTAGTTCTAGAACCAAGGTTTAGTTGGGACAAGTTAAATTGTATTTTATTGGTAAATGTATTTTGCACTGAACGGTTCTCATTTGCACGATGAATGTGGTGTGTGGAGCTATTAGTGCTTAGCTAGATCTGTTTGTTGCAGTTTAATCTGTTGGTGGGGTGATGGCTGGGTGGTACCGTGGCAATAGTGGGGAATTGATGTTGAAAGCTGAAAGCAGCCACTTTGTATTTATCATCTTCCAATTAATGAAACTTTTTCAACGGCTATAAGGATGTGGTTTCTGAGCAACTTTCAAGAAGTGACATTGATAGAGATGAATAAAAAGTGGGGTGGGGAAAAATATTGCTGATTCAGAAGATTTGAATTGGACATATAACTTCCATTAGCAGCTTCTTTTTTTCCCCTCAACTGTGAGTTATATGTTCTAAagcatattatttaatatgtattttatatattttattaataaaagatattttcacttttttgtttacataatatatttatgtgtaatagaaaagatctattgatattttgttagaaattctattcttaagttattaagaatatgagtgacagtatttttagtacaaactattataaataggttcacaattgaggatacttcataataaggacatgccttatccagaaagattgtattcatatttattcccaagttatttatatgagatataaataagatagaacggtgagtctcataccatataacaaacatgataggtacttatacatgataagtaggctgaaccagtgacacttatgacaagcacatagagtttactcttgtcaatgtattgtcacaaATCATgttaatgcatataatctttaaacttgagatagcacagttatcttgtatataggtggtttgagtttgatactgctttcatttactatgtatgggtatataggtatgtgttggctcctactagttatatatggaggtaggtgttgatcaagatggaatctgttcctcttagtaaatagggataaaatcctatattcatttaattgttcttgattttttaagttcctgaccaggacagataaatctaatcagaaaagagtttttgatgagaaaatcttttaatcaagaactggaattaaaagagaacataatattcatagcaaatagggtttgacataaaccatgacttcagcttgagttgggattttgtaaccgagagattctagtgcatggtaacgtatgattataggttcatttaaggtaaaccttattactaattgggtggccatggcatactatgctaggtgttaatcatgatctatgaggtgcataaaatgatttagaaaaatcataaaaaagagttctgatgatattaagaattgatatcatatctcattgccaattagtgatgagcctaataagtcacacacatacacaagtaatcaccaaattaaatatgatttaattaattaattaaagagtttaattgattaattaaataggtttggtttgtaattagattgcaaagtccctagcatgacttgaaaccaaatctaggttattgaatatatagtataagttaaatttatacttaaagtgtttaaatatgaatttaattaatgaaaaattaattaatagagattaattaattaatttatatttgatataaattgattagaagaagataaataattattttgggttgagaactcaaaattaagacacagggtattttgatcatttcacagggtgacacatggcactatgagatagtgacacatggcactacacataagcttgcaaaatgtcttttaatcatttaagatgatcaaagtcaagattaaatataggtttgacacttggcacaatgtgattgggtcaattaaatttaaagccaatcaaaaggtgacatgtggtaagggttttaagtggtgacctacctatataagctatgaaaagaaaaaatacaaccagctgctGTCTCCCTTATGCCGCCACCCTTAAGGCTCCCATTttctcttcttcatctctcatcaattccaagagattagcaaacaatctcttgaattaaaaatactagaaattgtttctagtatattttttacatctttaatctcttaaaaggcaaaatttgattttgtaattaatagaaaaagctttaaaagctattcaagggctgccataagcgatcttggtgtggacaagatagaggaacaacatctggtgtcctaaagacacatcccaaaggtacaaatatgttgcagtgcatcaagaggttagtgtatttatttttgatttaatctagggttctaaaattaatttaatacttctaaaatcttaaatggcaaatacagatccaaaaacatattaaaagagttttaatatgttgtttatcattaaaatcaaatagataaaaataaatcttgcatgatgcatgtgatcctaggtgaaaatttttgaattgaatgatataaacttatatttttcatgcttccgctccttcatcaaCTCCAGCTAGGTGACTGATTCTTTTGGTCATTAACATTGTTAGATGGCTGGGAAAATGGTCTATTAGGTGTATTCATGTTCTCTTCTAAGTCTTACGATGTGAGGGTCCAGTTCCAAACTAGAAGCCAGAAAGTGTACTAAACAtttgattatttaattaaatcataaaggATGCTTTCGTGTTATGCTAATTATATCTTGATGATTCATCATATCATTTATTTGGCTATATCTTGTCCTTGCATGTTTGATTCTAATACAAATTCTGCTTGGAAAAATAGTATCTTTTTGTTGAAATAATACGTTGTTGAGGGCATTTGTAGGTAGGGGAAAGAGGGGGACTCGATTGAATAGGTCCACCTCTCCTATTGATGATTTGTGGTCCTTTGGGCAAATTAGATGATGCTTTGGTGTGGCGTTGAAAAAATCACCCGCAGAGCTAGTGTATCATTTTTCAATCTTTAATACAATTAAATTGTTGAGTAAATTCGAAGGTTTAGCTCAATTAATTAGTAGGTTTAACAATTTTTATAGTCCTCCTTTGAATTTTATCTATATTTCACATCTacccttttaattttaatttattattaaaaaaattcttaaattttaattttatttcataaaaaattctTAACctacaataataattttttaaattaaaaaattcttataaattattgtctaatatttataaatatagttttaacaatttttaatgaagagtaaACCGTTTTAGAAAGCATGATTAAAATaacaagtgttttttttttttaaatgtgagAGCCAAATAGGTAATAATTTAAGGCACCTTTATGGCTCCATTAAGGCACTAGTTATTTATgaagttaattatttttatttttttttataattaaaaaatgcgtaattaataattttaaaataatgtttCTTATAATATTGGATCAGAAGCGGGCATATTGAAATGAGCCCTTTGAAGTTGCGTGGAATCAACTCATACGCCCACCAACAAATCTCATTTCATAAAATATACTCAtcttacaataatttaataagcAAAAAATTTGATGGCTtaacagaaaataaaataaaactattcattttattaaaaaaaaattcatttgggGAAGGAAAATCATTTATTTTTCCCATTTCAATGATTAAACCAacattaattgaattaaaaaaaaaaatcggtGGTTGTCTCGTAAATGAAACAATTATATCCAAGTTAAAAATCTTAAGAAAAGGGTCGTTTTCAATTATCATTGGATTTTTCTGTTAGATTCAGGTAAACCGTCACTTTGAAAACTTCCATTGGCTACTCCCTTCCTCTCTTCCCCCCACCCTCTATCTCTCTCTACATAAAGCCGTGGGTTCCCGTCATTCATTTCTCATCAGTGGCACAATACACTCTCTTGGTTATAGCATCGGGATATAGGATCTGGGGATTTAGAAAACTATTTCTCAAGTGAAAAAAGCACACGTTTTTAATCAAAATCTGTTGAGAATCTGTTTCTTTTGTGGATTTTTTAGGTCAAGATCACTATTCACAATATATTTGGTCTGGGTTCTCGGTTCTCTGTTCTCGATCGATTGATTGGAAGATAGTTTATTTTCGGTATTCTCTGCTGAAAATTTTCGTTAAGAGAGGCTTCACAGAGAGGATTACTTGGATCTTTTCGAGAGTTTGGAGTTAGTATGAAAATTTGAGGTGGGGTTTTGGTAAATTCATTTATCAATGGCAAGAGAAGATTTTATTGAACTCAAATTCAGGCTGGCAGATGGTACTGATATTGGGCCAAGCAAATATAGTCCCGCGACAACAGTGGCAACTCTCAAAGAAAAGATAATTGCACAGTGGCCAAAAGGTTAAAAATCTTTTTATCTACTGTATTGACTTTTATGAACCTTGAATTACCATGTGTGTTGACTCTTTCAGGTTGCTGTTCAATATCTTTACTTCTTGGTTTTTGATTCATTGCTTCAAAATCTGGATATTTGCCTGAAGCTTTTGTTCTTGTTCTTTAATATTTGTTATTGCGTATTAGTTGTGGTGTCTGGTAGGAAGCTTTGGTTTTTTCTTATTCTGCCTTGCAGATattgaaatttattttatttttttatttttatcttcttTGCAGTGTGCCTTTAAATATTCTTATTGTTtccaaattattccatatgtttgTTGGTGGTGTTCTTATTAGACCTTTTCTGACCTTCAACCAATCCATTGTATCCGGTTCTGCAAGCTCTTTGTGATATGAAAATCCTGCAAGTAGATATAGATGAAATTACATGCTTAAATTCTTCCAAACAAAAAAATTGCATGCTTAAATTGATTAAACTTGGTGAAGAAGTGATTATTATTCATTATCTTTAAATAGTTCGCTTTGTTTGCTAAAATAAATGTTCATGTCTAGATGAACACTGTTGCTGTAATTGTCACTCTTTGTGCCTTGTCCAAGCTATTTTTTGCTGAAAAGATCCCCCACTCCACTGTTCCAGCGTACGTCAATTAAGAATGAGAATGCTGCAAggctgagttttgaaatttgtattAGTAATTTGGCTTTATCCAT
This is a stretch of genomic DNA from Hevea brasiliensis isolate MT/VB/25A 57/8 chromosome 12, ASM3005281v1, whole genome shotgun sequence. It encodes these proteins:
- the LOC110645831 gene encoding uncharacterized protein LOC110645831, whose product is MNGFPPPIPLLARTGNLPSHMPWVLRRFYTDDGRLILREERVKHHEYFQAHRCNGRLTLRLVPLDDEVHPPYPHGFADEGDDNENEFEYCQEEEEEVKNELENCRIEQEDETNELENCCSENCQSEEEKENKDEADQGKDTQVNDNEKVDECCDGGVDYFHSSNGIIAKEVLYEDQRVPSLETGNSGIGGNLSAFKCLNIYNSVRPGSNRILGVPVPAMRPVHG